One Lentimicrobiaceae bacterium genomic window, CCCGTTAATATCGGTAAAGGTAGAAGCAAATCCTGAAAGGGATTCGGAGGCAGCAAAACCTGCAATGGTTAAGGGTAAAAACATGATAGCTTGTGCAAAAATGATAGGCATTACACCTGCAGCATTCACTTTTAAAGGAATGTATTGGCGTACACCGCCATATTGCTTGTTACCTACAATACGTTTTGCATATTGCACGGGAATTTTTCGGGTTCCCTGTACCAATAAAATACAAATCAGAATTACGATAACCAAGATGGCAAGTTCTACAACAAAGAATACAAGACCGCCGCCTTTTTCTTCCATGCGCGAGATAAATTCACCAAAAAGAGCAAAGGGAAGACGTGCTATAATACCTATCATGATGATGAGTGATATACCATTTCCGATACCTTTATCGGTAATTTTTTCGCCAAGCCACATGATAAACATGGTTCCCGAAACCAAAATTATTATTGATGAAACCCAAAAAAATGTACTGGGTGAAGTAATATTGGGATCGAAAGGTGAAATTGCCTGTGCGGGAAGTTGTGAAATAACGTTTGTAAGATATGCAGGAGCTTGTAATGTCGTTACAATAACAGTAAGATAACGAGTAATTTGGTTTATCTTTTTGCGCCCACTTTCTCCTTCTTTTTGTAGTTTTTGGAAATAGGGGATCGCCATTCCAAGCAACTGAATTACGATGGATGCCGAAATGTAAGGCATAATACCCAAAGCAAAGATGGATGCATGAGAAAATGCACCTCCCGAAAACATATTAAGAAGGCTTAATAATCCGCTTTTAGATTGATTTTGCAGATTTTCGAGTTGACCAGGGTCTATTCCTGGTAGTACAACGTAAGAGCCTAATCTGTATATCAGAATGATACCGATAGTAAAGATGATTCTTTTACGAAGTTCGTCAATCTTGTTGATGTTTCTTATGGTTTGAATCAGCCTTTTCATTCAACGTTAGATTTTTGTGGCGGTGCCACCGGTTGTTTCAATTGCTTTAATTGCTGATGCAGAAAAAGAATGTGCTTTAACATCTAATTTTGCCTTGAGTTCGCCTCTTCCCAAAATTTTTACAAGGTCGCTTGTCGAAGCGAGACCATTATTAATAAGAACTTCAGGATCAATAACAGAAAGGCCTTTATCATCGGCTAATTTCTGCAAAGTGTCGATATTGATACCATGATATTCTACACGGTTGAAATTTTTAAAACCGAATTTAGGCAAACGACGGTGAATAGGCATTTGACCTCCTTCATGTCCTACTTTGCTGCTGTATCCTGAGCGTGACTTGGCGCCCTTGTGCCCGCGGGTGGAGGTTCCGCCTTTTCCAGATCCCTGACCACGTCCGATGCGTTTCGATTTTTTTACTGAACCTTTTGCCGGTTTAAGACTACTTAAATCCATAAATATCGTTTGTTTTGCTTTAAACAACTAAATTTCTTCAATTTCCAACAAATGTTTAACCTTGCCAACCATTCCGATAATTTGGGGGGTGGCTTCAACCTCTATCACCTGGTTCATTTTTTTGAATCCGAGGGCTTCGAGTGTGCGTTTTTGGCGAAGAGGACAATGAATGGCGCTTTTCACCTGTTTTATCTTTACTTTTTTCATGTGTTTATACTTATTTACCCATTAAACACTTTGTCTAATTCTATTCCGCGCAGTTGTGCAACGGAAAAAGGATCGCGCATTTGGATAAGCGCATTGATGGTGGCTTTCACCACACTGTGGGGGTTCGACGAGCCTTTGGATTTTGCCAGAACGTCTTTAATGCCTACACTTTCCAGTACGGCACGCATTGCGCCGCCGGCGATAACTCCGGTACCAGGGGAAGCTGGCTTCAGGAAGACCAATGCTCCGCAATATTTACCGGTTTGTTCGTGAGGTATGGTTCCTTTTAACACCGGAACTTTAATCAGGTTTTTCTTAGCGTCGTCAATGCCTTTGGCAATAGCGGCTGTTACTTCCTTAGCTTTTCCCAAGCCATAACCAACTACGCCGTTTTCATTTCCTACAACCACGATGGCTGAAAAGCTGAATGTTCGTCCGCCTTTGGTTACTTTGGTTACACGCTGTATGCTTACAAGCCTGTCCTTGAACTCGATTTCGCTCGATTTTACTCTTTTAATGTTTAAGTTTGGCATAGGTGTTAAAATTTAAGGCCTCCTTCTCTGGCTGCGTCAGCTAAGGATTTGATTCTACCATGATATAAATAGCCGTTACGGTCGAAAACCACTGTATGGATACCGGCTTCGATAGAACGTTCTGCTATCAACAGTCCTACTCGTTTTGCCTGTTCGGTTTTTGTCATTTTTTCATTGGCTATTGCCGATACTTTTGATGAAGCAAAAACCATTGTTTTACCCGCAACATCATCAATTATCTGAGCATAAATCTGTTTATTACTGCGGAAAACCGTTAGTCTGGGTTTTTCCGGGGTTCCGTGAACGATTTTTCTGATGCGTTTCTTGATTCTGAACCTTCTGTATTCTTTTTCGTTTTTCATTGCTTTACAAACAACGGGTTAATAATTTTTACTTGGCAGAAGCTGATTTGCCGGCTTTTCTTTTCAGTACTTCGTTAACAAACTTGATACCTTTGCCTTTGTAGGGTTCGGGTTTGCGGAACGAACGGATTTTGGCGGCTACCTGTCCCAGCAGTTGTCTGTCGAAACAGTGCATAGTAATGAGAGGGTTTTTCCCGCGTTCGGTTACGGCTTCTACTTTTATTTCGGGGGGAAGTTCCATGATAATATTGTGCGAATAACCAAGCGACAATTCCAATACCTGGCCTGTGGCAGTTACTTTGTAACCTACACCCACTAATTCCTGTTTGGTGGTAAATCCTTCCGATACGCCTTTTACCATATTGGCTATTAAAGCCCTATATAATCCATGCAGGGCACGGTGGCGAGGTTGATCGGTAGAACGAATAACGCTGATGACACTATCTACGATGTTAATTTTGATAGAGGGGTCAACGGTTTGTCTTAATTCGCCCAATTTTCCTTTTACGGTTACGATATTATTATCGCTTACCGTTACCTGAACTCCCTGGGGTATATTTATGGGTAATTTTCCAATTCTTGACATTGTAATAATTCTCCTTTTTAACTGATGTAACAAATAACTTCGCCTCCGATATGCAGATTACGGGCTTCTTTGTCGGTCATAAGTCCTTGCGAAGTGGATAAAATGGCAATTCCCAAACCATTAAGTACTCTGGGTAATTCTTCGGCGCTCACGTATTTTCTTAACCCGGGCTTGCTTACTCTTTCCAATTGGATAATAGCAGGCAATTTGGTAACCGGGTGGTATTTTAATGCCACTTTTATGGTTCCGGGTTTGGGTTCGTCTTCAAACTTATAGTTTAAGATGTAGCCTTTATCAAAAAGAATTTTCGTAATTTCTTTTTTGATATTTGATGACGGAATTTCAACCACACGATGGTTTGCCATAACGGCATTCCGTATTCTTGTTAAATAATCTGCGATAGGATCAGTAACCATAATGATTAATTACATTTATTTTTTCGACAATTTTACCAGCTTGCTTTTTTTACACCGGGTATTAATCCGTTCAATGCCATTTCGCGGAAATTGATACGGGAAATACCAAAATGACGCATATATCCCTTGGGCCTGCCGGTGAGTTTACAGCGGTTGTGTAAACGAACCGGAGAAGCGTTTTTGGGAAGTTTCTGCAGAGCGATATAATCGCCGGCAGTTTTTAGTTCGGCACGTTTGGCTGCGTATTTTGCAACCATTTTTTCTCTTTTAAGTTCCCGTGCTTTTATTGACTCTTTTGCCATGTTTATTTCTGGTTTTTAAAGGGTAATCCAAATTCTTTTAACAGTGCAATACATTCGTTGTCGGTACGTGCCGATGTTACAAAGGTGATGTCTAATCCGTTGATTTTACTCACCTGGTCCATGTTGATTTCAGGGAAAATGATTTGTTCGGGGATGCCGAGGGT contains:
- the rpsN gene encoding 30S ribosomal protein S14 codes for the protein MAKESIKARELKREKMVAKYAAKRAELKTAGDYIALQKLPKNASPVRLHNRCKLTGRPKGYMRHFGISRINFREMALNGLIPGVKKASW
- the rplO gene encoding 50S ribosomal protein L15, whose translation is MDLSSLKPAKGSVKKSKRIGRGQGSGKGGTSTRGHKGAKSRSGYSSKVGHEGGQMPIHRRLPKFGFKNFNRVEYHGINIDTLQKLADDKGLSVIDPEVLINNGLASTSDLVKILGRGELKAKLDVKAHSFSASAIKAIETTGGTATKI
- the rpmD gene encoding 50S ribosomal protein L30 — translated: MKKVKIKQVKSAIHCPLRQKRTLEALGFKKMNQVIEVEATPQIIGMVGKVKHLLEIEEI
- the secY gene encoding preprotein translocase subunit SecY — translated: MKRLIQTIRNINKIDELRKRIIFTIGIILIYRLGSYVVLPGIDPGQLENLQNQSKSGLLSLLNMFSGGAFSHASIFALGIMPYISASIVIQLLGMAIPYFQKLQKEGESGRKKINQITRYLTVIVTTLQAPAYLTNVISQLPAQAISPFDPNITSPSTFFWVSSIIILVSGTMFIMWLGEKITDKGIGNGISLIIMIGIIARLPFALFGEFISRMEEKGGGLVFFVVELAILVIVILICILLVQGTRKIPVQYAKRIVGNKQYGGVRQYIPLKVNAAGVMPIIFAQAIMFLPLTIAGFAASESLSGFASTFTDINGFWYNFVYAILIIAFTYFYTAITINPNQMAEDMKKNGGFIPGIKPGKKTAEFIDNVMSRITLPGSMFLAFVAIMPALIRLSGISTQFAQFYGGTSLLILVGVILDTLQQIESHLLMRHYEGLTKSGRIKGRSGAAYGM
- the rplF gene encoding 50S ribosomal protein L6 yields the protein MSRIGKLPINIPQGVQVTVSDNNIVTVKGKLGELRQTVDPSIKINIVDSVISVIRSTDQPRHRALHGLYRALIANMVKGVSEGFTTKQELVGVGYKVTATGQVLELSLGYSHNIIMELPPEIKVEAVTERGKNPLITMHCFDRQLLGQVAAKIRSFRKPEPYKGKGIKFVNEVLKRKAGKSASAK
- the rpsE gene encoding 30S ribosomal protein S5, encoding MPNLNIKRVKSSEIEFKDRLVSIQRVTKVTKGGRTFSFSAIVVVGNENGVVGYGLGKAKEVTAAIAKGIDDAKKNLIKVPVLKGTIPHEQTGKYCGALVFLKPASPGTGVIAGGAMRAVLESVGIKDVLAKSKGSSNPHSVVKATINALIQMRDPFSVAQLRGIELDKVFNG
- the rplR gene encoding 50S ribosomal protein L18, which encodes MKNEKEYRRFRIKKRIRKIVHGTPEKPRLTVFRSNKQIYAQIIDDVAGKTMVFASSKVSAIANEKMTKTEQAKRVGLLIAERSIEAGIHTVVFDRNGYLYHGRIKSLADAAREGGLKF
- the rpsH gene encoding 30S ribosomal protein S8, yielding MVTDPIADYLTRIRNAVMANHRVVEIPSSNIKKEITKILFDKGYILNYKFEDEPKPGTIKVALKYHPVTKLPAIIQLERVSKPGLRKYVSAEELPRVLNGLGIAILSTSQGLMTDKEARNLHIGGEVICYIS